A single window of Ictalurus punctatus breed USDA103 chromosome 27, Coco_2.0, whole genome shotgun sequence DNA harbors:
- the LOC108259135 gene encoding uncharacterized protein LOC108259135: MYLSVCLSIYLSVYLSVCLSVYVSVHLSIYLSVCLSVCLSVYVSVHLSIYLSVCLSVYLSVCLSMYLSICLSICLSVCLSICLSVCLSIYLSACQSIDLSIYLSVCLSIFLSIYLSIYLSIYLSIYLSICLSFCLSIYLSIYLSIYLSIYLSIYLPICLSVCLSVCLSAICLSIYLSIYLSIYLSICLSVYLSVYLSICLSVDRLIYLSICLSVYLSVDRLIYLSIYLSIYLSIYLSVSLSVCQSVYLSIYLSVCLSLSVDRLIYLSIHLSICLSIYLSIYLSIYLSIYLSVCLSIYLSIYLSIYLSIYLSIYI, from the coding sequence atgtatctgtctgtctgtctgtctatctatctgtctgtctatctatctgtctgtctgtctgtctatgtatctgtccatctgtctatctatctgtctgtctgtctgtctgtctgtctgtctgtctatgtatctgtccatctgtctatctatctgtctgtctgtctgtctgtctatctgtctgtctgtctgtctatgtatctgtccatctgtctatctatctgtctgtctgtctgtctgtctatctgtctgtctgtctgtctgtctatctatctatctgcctgtcaaTCGATtgatttatctatctatctatctgtctgtttgtctatcttcctgtctatctatctatctatctatctatctatctatctatctatctatctgtctatctgtctgtctttctgtctatctatctatctatctatctatctatctatctatctatctatctatctatctatctacctacctatctgtctgtctgtctgtctgtctgtctgtctgtccgctatctgtctatctatctatctatctatctatctatctatctatctatctatctgtctgtctgtctatctgtctgtctatctatctatctgtctgtctgtcgatcGATtgatttatctatctatctgtctgtctgtctatctgtctgtcgaTCGATtgatttatctatctatctatctatctatctatctatctatctatctgtctgtctctctatctgtctgtcagtctgtctatctatctatctatctatctgtctgtctgtctctgtctgtcgaTCGATtgatttatctatctatccatctatctatctgtttgtctatctatctatctatctatctatctatctatctatctatctatctatctgtctgtctttctatctatctatctatctatctatctatctatctatctatctatctatctatctatatctaa